A stretch of the Trueperaceae bacterium genome encodes the following:
- a CDS encoding GntR family transcriptional regulator, which produces MPEHPYLRLKNDLKDEIAAGVYGPNDRLPSQRQLGQRYGLSHMTVRRAINELVREGVIYARQGQGLYVADTKQEAERGPLVSFTEDMALRGMRASSRVLEKRIVNATTMLASTLQVVVGQPLVCLRRLRLADNEPMAIQTAYLPSALCPGLLQLDLEDASLYELLRSKYGLRIADSQSAAGADITTEEEARLLGVTHPAPLLVTEQITYLDTGAPIEFVRSLYRGDRYQLQVARRQRGQPREA; this is translated from the coding sequence ATGCCAGAGCATCCGTACCTGAGACTGAAGAACGACCTTAAGGACGAGATCGCGGCCGGCGTCTACGGGCCCAACGACCGCCTGCCCTCGCAGCGGCAGCTCGGCCAGAGGTACGGCCTCAGCCACATGACCGTGAGGCGCGCCATCAACGAGCTGGTCCGGGAAGGCGTCATCTACGCCAGGCAGGGCCAGGGCCTCTACGTCGCGGACACCAAGCAGGAGGCGGAGCGCGGGCCGCTCGTCAGCTTCACCGAGGACATGGCGCTGCGCGGCATGCGCGCCTCGAGCCGGGTACTCGAGAAGCGCATCGTGAACGCGACGACGATGCTGGCGAGCACGCTACAGGTCGTAGTCGGTCAGCCGCTCGTGTGCCTCCGCCGCCTTCGATTGGCCGACAACGAGCCGATGGCCATCCAGACCGCCTACCTTCCGAGCGCGCTATGCCCCGGCCTCCTGCAGCTGGACCTCGAGGACGCCTCGCTCTACGAGCTGCTGAGGAGCAAGTACGGGCTGCGCATCGCCGACAGCCAGTCGGCGGCCGGCGCGGACATCACGACCGAGGAGGAGGCCCGCCTGCTCGGCGTCACGCACCCGGCCCCCCTGCTGGTCACTGAGCAGATCACGTACCTCGATACGGGTGCTCCCATCGAGTTCGTGAGGTCTTTGTACCGCGGGGACCGCTACCAGCTGCAGGTCGCTAGGCGCCAGCGCGGACAGCCTCGGGAGGCCTGA
- a CDS encoding BadF/BadG/BcrA/BcrD ATPase family protein translates to MGHVLGVDGGNTKTVALIAELGGRIVGHGRGGCADISAAPTEAAALAEVARAVDAALSMAGTSRDSLDVSYFCLAGADWPEDYAFLQEALTRSAGPGRVLVGNDALGALRAGSPDGTGVVISCGTGVAVAARNAAGDFWHTGFWAEPLCGVELGRRALRSVYRAELGIDPPTTLTAAVLAAFGKADPEELLRGFEGRHAVKPTPAQLSGLAPLLLDAAAAGDGTALRIVSDHGATLAAYAEAAARRVGLDVTRCRLVLTGGVFRHRSSLLRTAVLKSLGRDAGGDVLGGTHEPAVGALLLALEAQGVRVEGPVLRALESSLPPSELYAT, encoded by the coding sequence ATGGGCCACGTGCTGGGCGTAGACGGCGGCAACACGAAGACGGTCGCGCTCATCGCCGAGCTCGGCGGCAGGATCGTGGGTCATGGACGCGGCGGCTGCGCGGACATCTCCGCCGCCCCCACGGAGGCGGCGGCGCTGGCCGAGGTCGCGCGGGCGGTCGATGCCGCGCTGTCGATGGCCGGTACCTCGCGGGACTCCCTGGACGTCTCCTACTTCTGTCTGGCCGGCGCCGACTGGCCAGAGGACTACGCGTTCCTGCAGGAGGCCCTGACGCGCTCCGCCGGCCCCGGGCGGGTACTCGTGGGCAACGACGCGCTGGGCGCCCTGCGCGCCGGCTCCCCCGACGGCACCGGCGTGGTCATCAGCTGCGGCACCGGCGTCGCCGTCGCCGCTCGCAACGCCGCGGGCGACTTCTGGCACACCGGTTTCTGGGCCGAGCCGCTGTGCGGGGTCGAGCTGGGCAGGCGAGCCCTACGGTCCGTGTACCGGGCCGAGCTCGGCATCGACCCTCCCACGACGCTCACCGCGGCGGTGCTGGCCGCGTTCGGCAAGGCGGACCCGGAGGAGCTGCTGCGAGGGTTCGAAGGGCGTCACGCCGTCAAGCCCACGCCCGCACAGCTGAGCGGCCTGGCGCCGCTGCTGCTGGACGCGGCCGCGGCGGGCGACGGGACCGCCCTGCGGATCGTCTCGGACCACGGCGCGACCCTCGCCGCCTACGCCGAGGCGGCAGCGCGACGCGTGGGGCTGGACGTGACCCGCTGCAGGCTGGTGCTCACCGGCGGCGTCTTCAGGCACCGCAGCTCGCTGCTGCGGACCGCCGTGCTGAAGAGCCTAGGGCGCGACGCGGGGGGCGATGTCCTCGGCGGCACCCACGAGCCGGCCGTGGGCGCGCTGCTGCTCGCGTTGGAGGCGCAAGGCGTGAGGGTCGAAGGGCCAGTGCTGCGGGCGCTCGAGTCCAGCCTGCCTCCCTCTGAGCTGTACGCGACCTGA
- a CDS encoding SIS domain-containing protein, with protein sequence MLDEFQSETLAQGDALRSLIAGYAGAAGDALNAVPRPRRVLLTGMGASYHAAYWGAAVLCGHGIAAVAVEASELMHYKRALLAEELVVFISQSGASAEVEPLLNGSPGPARLMAVTNDPSSPLGAFAHHVLPLFAGTERTVATTTYLNTLACIWLLAHTWSGSDVPAELARLARLAAEVDALLADAQELVADWHPAFASAEHLYFLGHGPHAATARQSAMMMSEVVKRPAIGTGIGDFRHGLIEAADETTGVVLYGSGGRTDASVAALAGELASYGCTVLQVVEGRSRRERATRSFDEALGSLLDVVPAQVFAASTAERLHIDASFRHIRKVIERL encoded by the coding sequence TTGCTAGACGAGTTCCAGTCAGAGACCCTGGCACAGGGCGACGCCTTGCGCAGCCTCATCGCAGGGTACGCCGGCGCCGCCGGTGACGCCTTGAACGCCGTCCCCAGGCCGAGGCGCGTGCTACTGACCGGCATGGGGGCCTCCTACCACGCGGCCTACTGGGGCGCCGCCGTGCTGTGCGGGCATGGCATCGCGGCGGTCGCCGTCGAGGCGTCGGAGCTCATGCACTACAAGCGCGCCCTGCTGGCCGAGGAGCTGGTGGTCTTCATCTCCCAGTCGGGCGCGAGCGCGGAGGTCGAGCCCCTGTTGAACGGCTCGCCCGGTCCGGCGCGCCTGATGGCCGTCACGAACGACCCCTCGAGCCCCCTGGGCGCGTTCGCCCACCACGTGCTGCCGCTCTTCGCCGGCACCGAGCGCACGGTCGCGACCACCACGTATCTGAACACGCTGGCCTGCATCTGGCTGCTGGCGCACACCTGGTCGGGATCCGACGTCCCCGCGGAGCTCGCCCGCCTCGCGCGGCTCGCCGCGGAGGTCGACGCCTTGCTCGCCGACGCGCAGGAGCTGGTCGCGGACTGGCACCCCGCCTTCGCTTCTGCCGAGCACCTCTACTTCCTCGGCCACGGACCGCACGCGGCCACGGCGCGCCAGTCCGCGATGATGATGAGCGAGGTCGTCAAGCGCCCGGCCATCGGCACCGGGATCGGCGACTTCAGGCACGGTCTCATCGAGGCGGCCGACGAGACCACCGGCGTCGTGCTCTACGGCTCGGGCGGCCGGACCGACGCGTCGGTCGCCGCGCTGGCGGGCGAGCTCGCGTCCTACGGCTGCACCGTCCTGCAGGTGGTCGAGGGTCGTTCGCGGCGCGAGCGGGCGACACGGTCGTTCGACGAGGCGCTCGGGTCCCTGCTCGACGTCGTTCCTGCCCAGGTCTTCGCGGCCTCCACCGCCGAACGCCTGCACATAGACGCCAGCTTCAGGCACATAAGGAAGGTGATCGAACGGCTCTGA
- a CDS encoding tetratricopeptide repeat protein, giving the protein MLHTLGGLRHLGEVRQPKLLLLLSYLALEGSTPRRSLAQLFWPASPRPLSNLSVALSTIRGSLPDAVEARPDNVRAHLRTDVHALLDALEADDEARAAELYRGPFLLGAETSSMGAELEEWVLARRESIAERYRHALLRWAEASRDLQARGVEAGPGGPAVAGHRGPTGPSADDRASSPVPTDPAAAAARLADAAYRVAGAPPADADTLRWLFRLLAPAGHPTATEVLEEAAELGIELGQAPEHAGPSAPEGDAGRVDEGPRPGAAVTQPGRGDAEPHPGAAVTQPAPVQEEPRPAPPPSARGLIGREPERLEVHRLLAGGEARLVTLHGPGGIGKTSLAIQVANDLLDADDPPFPGGVAFVELEGVHDASALPFAIARALGRTSLHGQRGIEALRAVLPAERTLLVLDNLEQVEGAPNALERLLSSAPALSVLATSRELLCLREEVAFPLDGLRVPESADTEGAAAYDAVRLFRQVARRADATFELEPPLLPDVVRVCRAVGGSPLGIELAAAWVRAVPVDVLANEVEADASLLRRASASGPDRHASARASFDRSWDRLDAPHRRALASLSAFSGGFTLADAREVTRVSLAQVARLVDAALLRLGNGGRYEQHPLVARFARERLARSPARERDVLDRHAERFLSRLASRTHALRALSVGVLDGIDAEFDDLRSAWLHAVATRRADLVAGAAFPLMRYADLRARLHEGKALFAAAATAAWPAGRDGDRARGRALASLAWTRARLGDHGAAVEAAARASSLLDTLDDADGVRVARHALAISHYLAGDYGSARSAYEDLLARLADDPVYRGEVLGRLGLVAQAVGEYDHARERYLEALADYRAVGNVSGVVTQLVNLGALEMNTDAQQAAAERFEEALGLAREHGYHQVIPVLLHNLANLACKARRFAEAREMAQEALRRVVASGERGLESGMLATLGWIELEAGDLAAAEAHARRAVSVAADVGDEPAQQTARVRLGQVLLARGREGEAAALLDAAAEHPATLTWARRLARRLRQEVAG; this is encoded by the coding sequence ATGCTGCACACGCTGGGTGGCCTGCGCCACCTGGGCGAGGTCCGCCAGCCCAAGCTGCTGCTCTTGCTTTCCTACCTGGCGCTGGAGGGCAGCACACCGCGCCGGTCGCTGGCGCAGCTCTTCTGGCCCGCCTCGCCCCGTCCCCTCAGCAACCTCTCGGTGGCGCTGAGCACCATCCGCGGCAGCCTCCCCGACGCCGTCGAAGCAAGGCCCGACAACGTGCGGGCCCATCTGAGGACCGACGTCCACGCCCTCCTCGACGCCCTCGAGGCGGACGACGAGGCCCGGGCCGCGGAGCTATACCGCGGTCCGTTCCTGCTCGGCGCCGAGACGAGCAGCATGGGCGCCGAGCTCGAGGAGTGGGTTCTTGCCCGGCGCGAGTCGATCGCGGAGCGTTACCGGCACGCCCTCCTGAGGTGGGCGGAGGCCAGCCGGGACCTGCAGGCCCGTGGGGTCGAGGCCGGCCCGGGCGGCCCTGCGGTCGCCGGGCACCGCGGCCCGACCGGCCCGTCCGCTGACGATCGCGCCAGCTCACCCGTACCCACCGACCCGGCCGCCGCCGCGGCCCGCCTCGCCGACGCCGCCTACCGCGTCGCCGGCGCCCCGCCGGCGGACGCGGACACGCTGCGGTGGCTCTTCAGGCTGCTGGCGCCAGCCGGCCACCCGACAGCGACCGAGGTCCTCGAGGAGGCCGCGGAGCTCGGGATCGAGCTGGGCCAAGCGCCAGAACATGCCGGTCCCAGCGCACCGGAAGGCGATGCGGGTCGCGTCGACGAGGGGCCCCGCCCGGGCGCCGCCGTCACCCAGCCGGGTCGCGGCGACGCGGAGCCCCACCCGGGCGCCGCCGTCACCCAGCCGGCGCCGGTCCAGGAGGAGCCTCGACCGGCCCCACCGCCCTCGGCTCGCGGGCTCATCGGCCGCGAGCCGGAGAGGCTCGAGGTGCACAGGCTCCTCGCCGGCGGCGAGGCGCGGCTCGTCACCCTGCACGGGCCCGGCGGCATCGGCAAGACGAGCTTGGCGATCCAGGTGGCGAACGACCTCCTGGACGCCGACGACCCGCCGTTCCCCGGCGGCGTCGCGTTCGTCGAGCTGGAGGGCGTGCACGACGCGTCGGCGCTGCCCTTCGCCATCGCCCGCGCGCTGGGTCGCACGAGCCTGCATGGCCAGCGGGGCATCGAGGCGCTGCGGGCGGTCCTGCCGGCGGAGCGGACGCTCCTCGTCCTCGACAACCTCGAGCAGGTCGAGGGGGCCCCGAACGCCCTCGAACGGCTCCTGAGCAGCGCGCCCGCCCTCTCGGTGCTCGCGACGTCCCGCGAGCTGCTGTGCCTCCGCGAGGAGGTGGCGTTCCCGCTGGACGGCCTGCGGGTCCCGGAGTCCGCCGACACCGAGGGCGCGGCCGCCTACGACGCCGTGCGCCTGTTCCGCCAGGTCGCCCGCCGCGCGGACGCCACCTTCGAGCTCGAGCCTCCCCTGCTGCCCGACGTGGTCCGCGTCTGCCGGGCCGTGGGCGGTTCGCCGCTCGGCATCGAGCTGGCGGCCGCCTGGGTCCGCGCCGTGCCCGTGGACGTCCTGGCCAACGAGGTCGAGGCCGACGCGAGCCTCCTGCGCCGCGCCAGCGCCAGCGGGCCCGACCGTCACGCCAGCGCGCGGGCCAGCTTCGACAGGTCCTGGGACAGGCTCGACGCGCCTCACAGACGGGCCCTCGCGTCCCTCTCCGCCTTCTCCGGCGGCTTCACGCTGGCCGACGCCCGCGAGGTGACGCGCGTCTCGCTCGCGCAGGTCGCGCGCCTGGTGGACGCCGCGCTCCTGCGCCTGGGGAACGGCGGGCGCTACGAGCAGCACCCGCTCGTCGCCCGGTTCGCGCGCGAGAGGCTGGCCCGCAGCCCGGCGCGCGAGCGAGACGTCCTCGACCGCCACGCCGAGCGCTTCCTGTCGCGCCTCGCCTCGCGCACCCACGCGCTGCGGGCGCTGAGCGTCGGCGTCCTGGACGGCATCGACGCCGAGTTCGACGACCTGAGGAGCGCCTGGCTGCACGCGGTCGCGACGCGCCGGGCGGACCTCGTGGCCGGCGCGGCCTTCCCCCTCATGCGCTACGCCGACCTGCGCGCCCGGCTGCACGAGGGCAAGGCGCTGTTCGCGGCTGCCGCTACCGCCGCCTGGCCGGCGGGCCGGGACGGCGACAGGGCGCGGGGGCGCGCGCTGGCGTCGCTGGCGTGGACCCGCGCGCGGCTCGGCGACCACGGGGCGGCCGTCGAGGCCGCCGCGAGGGCCTCGTCGCTCCTCGACACCCTCGACGACGCGGACGGCGTGCGGGTCGCGCGGCACGCCCTGGCGATCTCCCACTACCTGGCGGGCGACTACGGGTCGGCGCGGAGCGCCTACGAGGACCTGCTGGCCCGGCTCGCGGACGACCCCGTCTACCGCGGGGAGGTCCTCGGCCGCCTCGGCCTCGTCGCCCAGGCGGTGGGCGAGTACGACCACGCGCGCGAGCGGTACCTCGAGGCCCTCGCCGACTACCGCGCCGTCGGGAACGTCTCCGGCGTGGTCACGCAGCTCGTGAACCTCGGGGCGCTCGAGATGAACACCGACGCCCAGCAGGCCGCCGCCGAGCGGTTCGAGGAGGCGCTCGGGCTCGCCCGCGAGCACGGCTACCACCAGGTGATCCCCGTGCTGCTGCACAACCTCGCGAACCTGGCCTGCAAGGCGCGGCGGTTCGCCGAGGCGCGGGAGATGGCGCAGGAGGCCCTGAGGCGTGTGGTCGCGAGCGGCGAGCGCGGGCTCGAGAGCGGGATGCTGGCTACGCTCGGCTGGATCGAGCTGGAGGCGGGAGACCTCGCCGCCGCCGAGGCGCACGCGCGGCGGGCGGTATCAGTGGCCGCCGACGTCGGGGACGAGCCCGCGCAGCAGACGGCGAGAGTGCGCCTCGGTCAGGTGCTGCTGGCCCGGGGTCGTGAGGGCGAGGCCGCCGCGCTCCTCGACGCGGCCGCGGAGCACCCGGCCACGCTCACCTGGGCGCGCCGCCTGGCGCGACGTCTACGCCAGGAGGTGGCGGGCTGA